A section of the Babylonia areolata isolate BAREFJ2019XMU chromosome 1, ASM4173473v1, whole genome shotgun sequence genome encodes:
- the LOC143291171 gene encoding uncharacterized protein LOC143291171, producing the protein MEHMHRLFITAAAAAILCACVTLALPAARAEDSLVEGDYSQLANLISRLKAQLGDNYRNGAWALVSKEGEDDSSQSPEPVSADKLVALRRGFLGFNKRQGGWSFDYGLGGGRFGKRYYGDYGIGGGRFGRDVDHVDVADTNDATM; encoded by the coding sequence ATGGAACACATGCACCGCCTTTTCATCACGGCAGCGGCAGCCGCCATCCTCTGTGCCTGCGTCACACTGGCGCTGCCCGCCGCACGTGCCGAAGACAGCCTGGTGGAGGGAGACTACTCCCAGCTGGCCAACCTCATCAGCAGACTCAAAGCACAACTCGGCGACAACTACCGCAACGGAGCCTGGGCCCTGGTGAGCAAAGAGGGAGAGGATGACAGCTCCCAGAGCCCGGAGCCCGTGTCTGCAGACAAACTGGTGGCTCTAAGGAGGGGGTTCCTGGGCTTCAACAAACGGCAAGGGGGCTGGAGCTTCGACTACGGTCTGGGAGGTGGACGCTTCGGAAAGCGTTACTATGGCGACTACGGCATCGGAGGGGGTCGTTTCGGGAGGGACGTGGACCACGTGGACGTGGCGGATACCAACGACGCCACTATGTGA